The sequence agaaataaaataaaataaaataaataagtgggGAATTCGAAATCTGTAATCTAGAACTTTGCCAGAAACGTATAAATCCAATTGAAATTAATAGAAGTTAGGTACAAGTTACAAACCAATACCTAATATTCTCTCATTTCACACTAACTTTCCCTCTGTTAGTGGTCATTTAGACTACCGTGCTCGTACTTCTGAATCAGGAATTGTGGGGTCAGataggatttattttttatttatttatttttcgatTATGCAAGGATGGATACTGCGTTACattaaaaaattggaaatggatatTTTTGAACCATTCTATTCcgtaccttattattattattattattttgatagaaATCTTTATTACTTAAATATGGCTATTTAATATGTTGTGGGCTATACAAACTAATTGCAATtggttataaaaatttaaatcaacCCATAATAGTATTGCATGTGGAATTGAGAAGGATTGCCTCCATATTGATATGGAGGCAAGTATTGTTTATCTGAATTTTGTCCAATCCAATTTATTTCTATGACacattattgattaaataaccaaatttagttattgattattgtattttataggGTTCATAATATAATACATAGACAAATAAAGCTTCTACACATCACACATCATCAAAGAAACGAGAAGTGTCTCCACATTGATAATGTATATAGATAGGATACACTTGTAATGCACATTACATGAACACAGTACACAAATCTAAATTACATGTATCCGGAAACAAGTCAGGTATATCTGGATGTAACTATACAATAtgaacaaaattataatatatatagaaatacgAGCAGaacaaaatgatatatatatatatatatatatagcaagagagagagagagagagagagacgacaAGTTCATGTAGATATTACAAAAATACCATAGATAGATCTAAATTATGTAAATTTGAAATTGCACCATATGTTTTTGTGATGGGAAAACAATTCGTACTGAAACACACTCAACAACAGGACACTGCGTTATTGGGAGCTAGCTAGCTTGCTAGGGGAAACGGAATAAACTTTTCTTTTAAGCTTTAGCATAAGGAACAAGAAGAAGAGGTTCTTTCTTCGTCATAACAAGACCAAACACCTCACTCACATCTAAATCATTTGGATCCATTCCCTTTGGAAGGGACCAATCAAAGGAATGGATCAGAGAAGAAACAACCAATGAAACTTGCTTGGCTGCCATGGGAAGGCCAGGGCAGATTCTCCTTCCTGCACCAAAGGGTATGAACACAAAGTCATTCCCTTTGAACTCCAAACTCGAATCGAGGAATCTCTCTGGTTTGAACACCAATGGGTCTTCCCAGATATTAGGGTCTCGAGAAATAGCCCAGAAGTTCACGACAACAAGAGAATGCTTTGGAATGGTGTAGTTCATCACTTGGCATGTTTCCAAAGctctatgaggaagaagaagtggCGCGGTAGGATGTAGCCTCATGGTCTCTTTGAAACAGGCTTGAAGATATGTCAATTTTGGAAGATCGGATTCGGTTATAAAATCTCGGTCGATTTCTTTAACAAGTTCTTCTTTGACGGCTTTCATGCATCTTGGATTCCTCATTAGTTCTGTCAACATCCATTCGACTGTGGAGCTACTAGTATCTGTACCAGCAGTTAGCAGCTCCTGCAAAAGAATTAATCCACATTCACgtcaaatcaatttaataatatatatatatatatacacaatatctccgttgaaaaaaatatcaacgtgaatagcaaattttaaaattagcttCTTAATAATAcatatctaaaaaaataatattaataaagtataaatataattaaatggtTTTGAAACCCAGTTTTACCGGcgaaattataattatttaaacattttagaaattataattatttaaacataaaatGATGGTGATCCCATTCATTTTTgtctttatcaattaaaaaataattaaaagttaaaatcttattaatgaatgatgcggattttataaaaaaatgacgttggaaaaaaaatgtcattGGAGCAGCACTTAATACAATAGTATCGTAAGATGCTctgatatttattatattatattaacctATGACGAGTAGGTGAAggaaaaaaattctcaccaCAAACATCATATTCATTTGTTGAATGGAAGAACCATTGTTGGTGAGAGCATTGAAAAAATCTTGTGGGGTCCAACCATATCCAACTTTACTTTCCTTCCTTTCTTTGATGATTGCCTCCCAAATCTTGTAGACACTGTTTCCGAGCTCCATGGATGGTTTACGCAGATCTTGTAGATCAAAAGGAGctaaaattggacaaaaaatggaaaaatttggGAAAGAAGCCACTTTTGTCATATTCCTCACAATCCTACTTACTTTCCCATTTACATATTCATCCTCCAGGTTTACAAGGTCTCTCGAGACCAAAACATTGCTAAGCATATTACACACGGCAGCAAACGTCACATCTCTAATTTTCACCTGCTTACCTTGCATTTTGCCTATAAATTCCAACATTTCCATGGCACTTTTCTCTCTTATACATGCTTGACTAGCAATTGCTTTGCTTGAAAATAGCTCACCACGATAAATGGTACGTAAATTCTTCCAGTAGTCGTTGCAATCAGGACTCCAACCGAGTGAGAAATTGCTGAATTCCGAGCTCTTTTCCGGTGGGACATGAGGAATGTATCGGCCGGATAAAATCCTATCGTGGGTCTTGAGAATTTCAGTTGCAGCAGTTGGGGATGAGGCGACGATGAGAAGCTCATTTCCAAGTTTGAGTGACATGAGAGGACCATAGGTTTGAGCAAAGCGTGCAAAAGATTTATGTGGGTTTTTTCCGATTTGAAGAATATTGCCGAAAATCGGCCATGGAAATGGACCTGGTGGAACCGATGTGGATATAAAACAAGCCTTAAAGTGCTTGAAGATAAAAAATGAGATAGGCAGAAGAAGGAGGAGGAATAAGTTCAGAAGGTTGGTTCCCTGTTGGAATCCAAATTGAGAAATGGTTTTCGTGAAAAATtccatttggaattttgattcgGTGAAGCTCTAAAAATTCTCAAATGCCTTTTAATGTAGCATGGAGTGTTGTGTTGgtcattatatatgtatatatatatacacacacatgagAGATTATTGGGTGCACAATGTGTACCATGATTGATTCTATGTCGGTGAGAATAATCAATCGGATAAAGCCATATGTAGCACTCATTAAAATCTTCTAAATAGGCATTCTCAATGGTTTTAATGCTGTCCCTTTCCATccgtatattttttttatttttcttctatctGTTTCTTCCTTTGCGTATTGTGTGTTCTTTTCCAAAATAACAAGTCTGAAATGTCTCCGTCTATATTCGTAGATTTCTCCTTAAAACCATCTGCCATCAAAATGGAGATCTAATATCTCTTAAACATCTAGATTCACATTGTCTTCATCACTTCTTAATTGCCACAATTATTTAGGATTTTAATTTGTGTTCCTTTTCCTatgaaaatcttttaatttaatttgataaatccTTTCAAAAAAACATGACAAGTCTTTATATTTTCGtggacaaaaatatttatgggaTAAAAAGAGGtacaaaaataatgaatatGTAAGAGGAAATATTGAAAGACTGAAAAATTATAAGTTTTATGTGCTATAGAGGTTATGCTTTATGGaaattggtgtttaattataGTGAACTAAAAATTGCTGCTACTAGTTTATTGAGTTTCTTTCTGCTAAGAGGTGAGGAAGAGCTTTTGCTTCTAACAATGGAGGTTCACGGAAGTGAAAAagctagaaaaataaagaaaaaagaaaataaaaatatatggatgGAAGTTGAATGACATTATAATTGTAGTAGACGTTGatgtgaatttttttgaatgacACGGATTTGATGCTATATATGGCTTTTTATCCAATTGGTCATGTGTACCAACATTGGAATCCACCATGGTATACATTGTATACCTAAGAATTTCTCATATGCACATATAGGTTTGGAAAAGTATGAAATGAATGAGAGAGATGGAGCTGGATTTGATGGCATGAAAGTAGGAGTAAAGatgtaaaaaaaacattttgtaatcttatatggattttatataaagttttgatttttttacttatttatttatttatatgtggatttaaaaattgagggtataaaataattaatattaagttAATTTTAACATGGTATACTtgattttggattttaaaaCATCTAGTATAGATTTTTCGTTTTCGGGTGATATTTAAAAGGGTAAGGCTACCTTTGTTTCTAtgaaatttgtaaaattaatcaTTATGTTTAACTatagttcttcttcttcttttttttttttgcttgaatatGTTTAACTATagttattcttattcttattttatttgtttattaatgaAGTAAGGAatttcattattgttattatgattaATGATGTTTcctctatgtatatgtgttatCCTATTATAGTAATAATTTTAAGTTATGGTTTATAAAAATGGAATTTATAGGAAatgattgtatatatttatttgggttgattttgaaattaagaagtatcatttatataattttctattatttatatataatatttatttatggtttcaaaatggaattggaaaaagtttatatttttatattatttttattcatgattatttaatttttaaatacatcatataatattaatgttcttgatatatatatatatatatatatgatattgaaTTTAGCACGTAGgttatatttaattgtttttttatgagCTATGGTGAGTGAGGTGAATAGATATTTTATAGTGTTGGCATTTGTCATCCCTTCTATGGTCGAAGGATGATAGATTAAATTATTCTAATAGAAGTTAAGGCTAGtgaaaataggtattttgaAATGATGATATTAGCCAttctcattttaattttaattgtataatgGCAAGTTATTTAACAACGATATATTTGGAATGCTAAAGGGGTTGCGTGTAGGTTTCTCTTCTTCCTCCCTTCTCCCCTTTCTATATGTCCTTAAAGAAAGGCTCGGCAGCCCAGTGTAATGGGCTTATAACTTTCATCTTTAAAGCTTGGATAACAACTAGAGCATCTGACTCAATCTGCACGTTAAGCCATTCAAAACTCTTAGCCAACTGCAAGGCCTTCAAAATAGCTTCTAGTTGGGCGACTTTTGGAACAGACACATCCGATTTGAAGGCATAGATGTGAAGGACCTTTCCTCTATCGTCTGTAGCTTTACGGCCAGGTGACTCCATTAATTCTCACCGCTGCATTGGAATTCAGCTTGATGATGCCTATCGATGGGCAGCTCCATCTGGATTGGATGATTCAATCGGTTTTGCAGTTCTCTTTTAGGTTTgtaaattcttttaaatattacaggaattaaaataaaattctgctcaaaaatcaattttcaaattagaaaatcacATGAAGATAGAAGAAAATGCCATAACAATGACCAAGAAAAATCAGAGGTCTAGAAACATCaaggaccaaaaataaaaaataaaaaattaagaagccTATAATTCCAGgaaaataagataaattaaggctttcataaaaaattaaagaaatagaaTTAAACAGAAGAAAAGCAAGAATGGAAGCACGTATGAAATTCAAGAAGTAAAGATGTAAGGATGATCTCATGGGAAAGCGTGAAatgaatgagagagagagagagtaggacATGAAGATGTAAGGAAAACAATTGGTAATCTTATGGTAGGTATCATCGTGAAACTCAAGTGTTTTAATAACAATATACCACCctgcaaaaaatcattttttttcatgCGGTTTGATTATATTGAACTTTTAATTTATAGAATCGAATCAAACTGATTCAACGGtgggttttcaattttaacatccaatccaatccatcaTATTAGATTAAAGTACAACATGTTGGAAAGCACATGTTTTATCAACTCTTTTTGTAGtggcagtttttttattttattttattttttttatatgcaccTCTAATTACACGTACAGCATGTTGGAAAGCACATGTTTTTTCAACTCTTTTTGTGgtgggagtttttttttttttttttaattataataaaaaaaaactctagcCTTGAAGAcaaaagacaaagaaacaaaaGTGGTGATCTTCATTAACTAAACAGCATcttcgaaaaaacaaaaaaaaaaaaaaaaaaaaaaaaaaaaaaactaaacacTTTACTTACCAAAATTCTAAGGTAACAAgaagtttgataaatttaaggaaaatttatcatatttacaAACAATTTGacaaaaacttaattaatctatatatctttattttattttaaaatttagcatagttAATGAGTCATAATTGAAGTGATAAAACTAACTCAATTTAAATtcaatagaataataatattttattactcaGTAATACATTGTAGTTTTGTTTTAGATTAGTTCATAGGATGTAATAACAATTAATGGTGTCAACGTTCTGacaaatattatccttttctaaCCAAACAGTTTGTTATATCAtaggaccaaaaaaataaaaaaataaaaaaaaataaaaaaaaaaagagaaaaacaacaacaactacTAGAAAGCTgtcataaaccaaaaaaaaaaaaaaaaaaaaaaaaaaaaaaaaaaaaaacagtttctTTACCCAAATTTTAAGGTAAcaataaatttgacaaattatggaaaatttatCCTTGACTAGAACTTAAATAgcctatatatatttaatgaaagTTTTGACAAGTTTATGCTTAAGTCAAATGAAttgtatatttaaataagaataaaaagtatCAATTTAATTTGATCTGACTAcctaaattgaaacaaaaataacacaTAAAAGTGATCAATTGTAAtttctaaaaaccaaaaagtcatatttataaaatagaattaggctatattactaaaaaaatttagtgGAGTCGATCTCTTTTACTACTAAAATTAACAATTCAAGCTGCTTTCGAGGGATATATAGGAGTAGACTGTATTTAGTAAATGGGTCAACTTTAAAACTCTTCATGCATCACATAGTTAATTTGCGTCTGATTACatgtacatatttaaaaaaaaaaaattttcctgttaatttcaattgtatgacagaaaaaaaaaaaaaaaaaaccacgaTTTCTTTTAAAGTAAAAGTTAGGACGTATGTTATTAAAGgtattttctattatataataaaaaaataaaaaaatatccttttacttatttatttatttattctttttttttttttttttttttttggggtcggTATTTTCTCCTAAAAATTTTCGCCCCTCGCTCTGTTATAAACACAGTACATCCGCACATTTACTTGAGAAACAGCTCAAAGATCAAATACTAGCACAACTCATAACAGTGAAAACTCATCAAGAAAAGTATTAAGATTTAaaacagaaaccaaataaaatatcaCGGGCTTTCTCCAAAACAACAGCTCTTTTGGAGATGGAAGCTGCGGTGTCCATGCCTCACACAAAGGGTGTGAGTCTTGTTCGTCCTCTTACTGAAACTATTTGTTCCCAATTATAccgatttcaaatttcaaagcaGAGACACAAATGTAGAATAAGTAAAGCAGATACTGTGGGTTCGTCCCAATAAAATGCTGGTGTTCATGGCAAGCCGCTGGGCTATGAGTGATGAATTTGGAGGTAGAGACCGTCAGACAGAgcgaagagaaaagagaaaatgatGCTTTcgtaatttcatataaaaatggggcgtgaaaataaatttgaatcctGCAAAaacagcacttaaaaaaaaaaattctaaaaaacaacacaaataaaaggataatttaggaaataaaaaatttgggaaCTGTATTgagatgttttattttttggcattgTAAGTAGAACTtctccatatttatatattaaaaataattatatttaatattcatatttttgatcccatattttcaaatttataacatataataCATGTAAACTTTCTATttacgtatttttttaatcaaatattttttttatatatatttaaataaataaagcaatttATACACGTACAATTTCTATTTTGTATTTAAGGTtatattcccaaaatgagaataaattagaaaaataaaaaaataaaacagtgaaaaagaaaatggctTCACGCGTCGTCGACACTTTTCACAAATTTGCTCGTTATTAGCTCAGCTGTAGAGCTAGTATACCTCGTTCTGTATTAAAAACTACAAAGTTAATTCTACAAGTAATTAGttaactcatatatatatatatatatatatatatatgtatatgttagtTTTACTttgttaattataataatagtaaattaaAGTGTGTAATTTTATTAGCctttacaaatattttaatgttgTGTAACAAAGAGATAGCTCTCCTAATCCTTCTCACAAGGACTCGTTCAATAGCTTGGGTTCCTACCAAAGACCACAAACCAACACCCTCCACATCATTCACCCTCCCAAATTAAgcttagcttctttttttttggttttgcatGCATGCATTTTTGCTCACATTCTCTCATAATGCTTCCTTATTTCTCTCTTTAAGCATTTCTTtatccctaaaaaaaaaaaaaaaaaaaaaaatcccctaATCCATATGCAATTAACCAAGGCCGGAACAAGCCAATCTCCGGCCacttttttacccttttttatttGCTTCTCAGGCAATGTCGTCAACGGTACCTTCGCCGCCGGCAACTAACTTCCATTCTCCGTCGTTAACCATTATTCTAGCTGTTGTTCTCCTTGTGTTCTTCATCTTAGGATTCTTTTCTGTATATTTCTGTAGGTGTTTCATGGAAAATCTATTCAACTCTTGGAATTTGCAAAGAACTCCTTCGGGAAATCTTGTTGGACCTTCTGATACCGTTAACCATGGCCTTGATCCTTTACTCATAAAATCTTTCCCaacatttttatattcaagCATCAAAGATTTTCGAAGAGAGAAATACGGTCTCGAATGTGCAATTTGTTTGGTGGAGTTCGAGGACCAAAGTTCACTTCGTCTTTTAACGGTTTGTTACCATGTTTTCCATCAAGAATGCATCGATCTTTGGCTCGAATCTCACACCACTTGTCCCGTTTGTCGTCGGAATCTTGATTCTCCGCCTCCTGATGCTACCGTTGAAACTTACAACGATTCGGTGTTGGAGCATGTTATAAGCATTGACGTTGATGATGACcatcatgatgatgatggtgtgGGGGAATGTAGAGAAAGTGAAGGTGATAATCGTCAACCGTCGTcactaccaccaccaccacaatcACAACAACCACCACCACCGGCATTTGACATGACGGTGGTGGACAAAAGCCAAAACCAGAATAAACCCGAAAAGTTTTCGCGGTCGCATTCGACGGGGCATTCCATAGCTAGGAATAGGCAAgagaatgaaaaggaaaaagaagaagaagaagaagaagaagaagaagaagataggtACACATTGAGAGTTCCAGAGCATGTGAAGCTAAAACTCATACGAGGCCACCATTGGACTAAAAGTTGTACAACTTATGGTGAGCTTTGTAAGCATAAAGCCAATGGTGGTGCTGGTGGCTTCGGCGAGGTTTCTGGATGTTCTTGTGCTGCCGCtgataaaaccaaaaattgaaACCCCCccaacccccccaaaaaaaaaaaaagaaaaaaaaaatgaaaagaaaattccCTCTTGTTTTCTTTTCGTTTATATTCGttgtagtttttcttttttggcttttgttaacgatcttcttctttctcttcttatacaaaaaaaaaaaaaaaaaaaaagaagggatttaattaagatataaaagtttattaaaaaaaaaatacaggatCTGTAcagtattttgttttgttttgtatttttccatGTTTGACTAACGTACAATGATTTGGAGCATTCTCTTTGATTTTCTTCTACAACTCCAAAGACATTGAATTTAATTTCTGAAATCAAACTGGATATTTtcttaacaaaatattataaacatggCTGGCTTTCTATGTTTACACAGCCGAAACCTATAAGTTTAATGACAATGTAAGTAAttcatgttaatttttttttttattaaacaaacaaaaaaataaaaataaaaataaaaatctccatCTCCTTCCAAAACAATCCACAAAAAAGTCCACCAGTCTCTCATCAAAATTGGACTGGGCGTGTCAGATTTGGACCAGCAGCCCAATTGGCAGCCAAACGCTGTGCCATGGAGTCTTTGACGCGTGTCTGTCTTTGAATTGAACCTcgacctttatttatttatttatttttaatgaaaaatgaaaaaaaaaaaaaaaaatttgagcttCGGGCTCAGCCAAAAAAGCCATTAACCTTGACATTACCATTTCTCAGAAAACCGAAAaggaataatatttatatttgaatagTATATGCAGCTTCCATTGATTTGCAGCGTCAATGGATTCTCTTCCGAATTCTCTCAATCCAAACAAGCGCCTTAAAGAAGAGTTACTctttcatctctctctctctctctctctctttctgttcTTATTCCTAATCAATTTCCTTGtttcattattataatttctaatttttctttgtCTGGTTTTTGATATAATTGGTCAGATTTGTGAGCAATTTGACAGGATCTTCCATGCTTGAAATCGCTGCGCTTTCCACATTAATCCCTGTAGGTATTCcggtctttttcctttttttctcttcatcttattttatttatttatttttaaatttctaatgtGTATTTGCTTCCATTTGGATTGTTCTTTTACACTTGCAGATTGTGATACTTGTGCGCCACTCAATCGGCTTCAATCGCATTGTTGGTAATTGCCGCAAAAAAACCTTCGACCTTCTCTTTTTGTGCTTTTCTAATTccgtctattttatttttttatttattgcctTAAATTTTTGTCATTGCATTTCTTGGATTCCTCTCGTCCTTGTTGATTTCCAACTTTTGGTACCATTCGTGTAAACTCCATGTAGAAGTTAGAAGCAGGTTCTCGAAATTCAATTTTCTTATTGGTCATGTTTAGGAAATGAGTTGTGAATCTCAATGTAtgaccctttatttatttatttatttatttttcccttatTCTATTACTATTTCAGCTCTCCGGCTCTTTTACTTCTTGCCAAAGACAGTAGCCTTAGGATTACAAAATTTTGTATCTTTCTAGTTTATTGGATTTGGGATCACGTAAGTGGGATTTTCTTACACTGCAAGACCTACATTCTATTTTCTTATGCCCAGATTTATGCATGTATTTTTTACTCTCGATGCAGATTGAATCTTTAGTTATCGCTCGAAATCAGTTATGCATTAACAGTTGTAAtgaaactataatatatatagttctgTCAAACACGGAAAAGGAGCTAACTGATCAGGGGAAAAAAATGTAAACTTATAGAGAGTTTCTATACTGTAGCAAGTAGGTTGAATCATTAAAACAGTTTTAGGTGAATAATCCCAACAAATTAAGTATGTTGGTTTTTATTATCGGTTGGTTGGATTTTTCTGTGTTCATGGGTGAATTGCACAGCTTCTCTTCAACTTTggattattaactttttatttaggACAAAAGGTCTCTAAATGTTCCCATTTATATCTTCTAGCTCCAGCTTCTCCATTTCTCTAAATTGATGCAATGCAGactattaattatgtttattccTCAGATCCTGTTACTATTGACatcaaaaggaagaaaaatgatGATGCAAAAGATTGTTCTACAAGTTGGTCAGATTATATGGCTACAttgtttatggattttattctcaTTGTGCTGCCCATCCTTGTATTTTTCACAGTAAGTGGTTTCAAGTAAGTGAAAACTTTTGGTTGTGAGGTACCATGTAAACTTTCGAATTATTGTCTTTCAGTTTTGAACTTAGAAATAAGATTGGGGATTCTTTGTTTTACCATCATCTTTGAAGCTTGTGAGCCTTTTGGCTTATTAGTTCGTGGATGGTGAAATGTTTCATATTGGTATCTGGTGATTGTGGTGTACGTGGATTGTGTGTCTGTTACATTGCAAACCATTTTCAtgctcaaatttatattttacagtCTAAGTTTACTCGTAATTCATGACAGGTTTTAGCAGAATGGACATATATATTGGTGATTTTGTTGACGTTGTTACTTATTCTCTGTGCTGTGGCCAAAAGGTGAAACTTGAAACATgctgcttttttcttttcttatcttttctgttctgttttgttttgttttgtttttgttttttttttttttttttttcttttcttttttttcttttgggtattGGGCTATGAGATTCAATCTGAATGCTATAATATATGGCTAATGGAAGATTATGTAACCAGCTTGTACATATATTGCTGACACGCTGTTAAATGCACATTCTACCAGATTGAGTTCTTATTCCCCCCCAAGGGAAGGAGGGCTTCTTTCTCTCAGGGAAAATATTTCCTCATACAGGGTGGCTACGGTAGGCAGTCTCACTTATATGTGAATAGTTTGTCATTCATTTATTTGGTTCAACTATATTTACTTGCATTTTACCATTACCTCAATTTGAAGAAGAGTTATTCCTGCAGATGATGATAACATGCTTGTGTATCTTGGCTGTGGATTTCAGAATATTTCCTAGAAGATATGCTAAAACTGAGACTTATGGTACTAGCTGGGTAGGACTTTTCAagctatattttaaaaaactttgactgtttttaatattattatgctTATATTTTCAATTGCTTTTTAGTTATTTAAAGCGCTTCATTGTAGTTTCTAAACAGTGTTACTGAGAGTAAAGAACTATATTACAACT comes from Ziziphus jujuba cultivar Dongzao chromosome 6, ASM3175591v1 and encodes:
- the LOC107430542 gene encoding (S)-N-methylcoclaurine 3'-hydroxylase isozyme 1 is translated as MEFFTKTISQFGFQQGTNLLNLFLLLLLPISFFIFKHFKACFISTSVPPGPFPWPIFGNILQIGKNPHKSFARFAQTYGPLMSLKLGNELLIVASSPTAATEILKTHDRILSGRYIPHVPPEKSSEFSNFSLGWSPDCNDYWKNLRTIYRGELFSSKAIASQACIREKSAMEMLEFIGKMQGKQVKIRDVTFAAVCNMLSNVLVSRDLVNLEDEYVNGKVSRIVRNMTKVASFPNFSIFCPILAPFDLQDLRKPSMELGNSVYKIWEAIIKERKESKVGYGWTPQDFFNALTNNGSSIQQMNMMFVELLTAGTDTSSSTVEWMLTELMRNPRCMKAVKEELVKEIDRDFITESDLPKLTYLQACFKETMRLHPTAPLLLPHRALETCQVMNYTIPKHSLVVVNFWAISRDPNIWEDPLVFKPERFLDSSLEFKGNDFVFIPFGAGRRICPGLPMAAKQVSLVVSSLIHSFDWSLPKGMDPNDLDVSEVFGLVMTKKEPLLLVPYAKA
- the LOC125419143 gene encoding RING-H2 finger protein ATL29, which codes for MSSTVPSPPATNFHSPSLTIILAVVLLVFFILGFFSVYFCRCFMENLFNSWNLQRTPSGNLVGPSDTVNHGLDPLLIKSFPTFLYSSIKDFRREKYGLECAICLVEFEDQSSLRLLTVCYHVFHQECIDLWLESHTTCPVCRRNLDSPPPDATVETYNDSVLEHVISIDVDDDHHDDDGVGECRESEGDNRQPSSLPPPPQSQQPPPPAFDMTVVDKSQNQNKPEKFSRSHSTGHSIARNRQENEKEKEEEEEEEEEEDRYTLRVPEHVKLKLIRGHHWTKSCTTYGELCKHKANGGAGGFGEVSGCSCAAADKTKN